One genomic segment of Prochlorococcus marinus str. MIT 0919 includes these proteins:
- a CDS encoding LL-diaminopimelate aminotransferase, translated as MFKINSNYQKLKAGYLFPEISRRVNEFTITNPKVDLIKLGIGDVTQPLPEACCSAMKLAIEEMGTESGFHGYGPEQGYLWLREAISKFDYQARDCDINAEEIFVSDGSKCDSSNILDILGESNRVAVTDPVYPVYVDSNVMAGRSGSVESSGQYQGLTYIPINASNGFEAQVPFEPVDLIYLCFPNNPTGAIATKEQLSLWVDYAKQNDALILFDAAYEAFIQNPELPHSIYEIEGAKDCAIEFRSFSKNAGFTGTRCAFTVIPKSLRGTDSNGELVDLWSLWNRRQSTKFNGVSYIVQRGAEAVYSPEGQLQVSKLVKFYMENAGLIKKHLETIGLNVYGGENAPYVWIKTPDGMDSWKFFDHLLNKANVVGTPGSGFGAAGEGYLRLSAFNSRKNVNEAMHRITSI; from the coding sequence GTGTTTAAGATCAACAGCAATTATCAAAAACTAAAGGCAGGCTACCTTTTTCCTGAGATTTCTAGAAGAGTTAATGAATTTACGATTACTAATCCAAAGGTAGATCTTATTAAGCTTGGGATTGGTGATGTAACACAACCTCTTCCTGAAGCTTGTTGCTCTGCAATGAAATTAGCCATAGAAGAAATGGGCACTGAGTCTGGTTTTCATGGCTATGGTCCTGAGCAGGGATATTTATGGCTAAGAGAAGCAATCTCTAAATTTGATTATCAAGCTAGAGATTGTGATATCAATGCCGAAGAAATTTTCGTTTCTGATGGCTCTAAATGTGATAGCAGCAATATTTTGGATATACTTGGTGAGAGCAATCGAGTTGCAGTAACAGACCCTGTTTACCCTGTGTATGTAGATAGTAATGTAATGGCAGGTCGCTCAGGTTCTGTTGAATCATCTGGGCAATATCAAGGGCTGACTTATATACCTATTAATGCATCGAATGGCTTTGAAGCCCAAGTTCCTTTCGAGCCTGTGGACTTGATTTACCTTTGCTTTCCTAATAATCCAACTGGTGCGATAGCAACCAAAGAACAATTGAGTCTTTGGGTTGATTATGCAAAGCAAAATGATGCTCTAATTCTTTTTGATGCAGCTTATGAGGCTTTTATTCAAAACCCTGAATTGCCTCACTCAATCTATGAAATTGAAGGCGCAAAAGATTGTGCAATTGAATTTAGATCATTTTCTAAAAATGCTGGCTTTACTGGTACAAGATGTGCTTTCACAGTAATCCCAAAATCTTTACGGGGCACAGATTCGAATGGAGAACTTGTAGATTTGTGGTCTTTATGGAATCGAAGGCAAAGTACAAAGTTCAACGGAGTTAGTTATATCGTTCAAAGAGGGGCAGAGGCCGTTTACTCCCCAGAGGGCCAATTGCAGGTATCGAAACTTGTCAAATTTTATATGGAAAATGCTGGATTAATTAAGAAACACCTAGAAACAATTGGTTTAAATGTTTATGGAGGAGAGAACGCACCTTATGTATGGATAAAAACTCCAGACGGAATGGATTCATGGAAGTTTTTTGATCATTTGTTAAATAAGGCAAATGTTGTAGGGACACCTGGGAGTGGTTTTGGAGCAGCAGGAGAAGGTTACTTGCGTCTTTCAGCATTTAATAGTAGGAAAAATGTTAACGAAGCTATGCATCGGATCACTAGTATTTGA
- the clpS gene encoding ATP-dependent Clp protease adapter ClpS, translating into MMVETPGRNPGGAAVIEKQQETVRNKSPRYKVLLHNDPVNSMEYVVNTLREVVPQLSEQDAMAVMLEAHNTGVGLVIVCDLEPAEFYSESLKAKGLTSTIEPET; encoded by the coding sequence ATGATGGTGGAAACTCCAGGACGTAACCCTGGCGGGGCGGCAGTCATTGAAAAGCAGCAAGAGACTGTGAGGAATAAATCTCCTCGATATAAGGTCTTATTGCATAACGACCCTGTCAACTCAATGGAATATGTAGTAAATACTTTGCGTGAAGTTGTTCCTCAATTAAGTGAGCAAGATGCGATGGCAGTCATGCTTGAGGCTCACAATACAGGCGTGGGACTTGTAATTGTTTGTGATTTAGAACCTGCAGAATTTTATTCTGAATCTTTAAAGGCAAAAGGTCTTACTAGCACAATCGAACCAGAAACCTGA